From Providencia sp. R33, a single genomic window includes:
- the fdoI gene encoding formate dehydrogenase cytochrome b556 subunit translates to MIPDDNDKIIRHKPIERINHWAVVICFLFTAISGLGFFFPSLNWFMNILGTPQLSRILHPFVGTAMFLLFVFMFFRYFHHNFINKEDIKWAKNIGKVLKNEEAGDVGQYNLGQKGVYWVVTICLLALVVTGVIMWRPYFAEYFPIPVYRAAILIHSLSAIALIIMIVVHAYAAIWVKGSVRAMVEGWVTRGWARKHHPLWYRQLLEKEKQEKQQQEKN, encoded by the coding sequence ATGATACCAGATGATAACGACAAAATTATCCGTCATAAGCCGATTGAAAGGATCAATCACTGGGCGGTTGTGATTTGCTTCTTGTTCACTGCAATCAGTGGCTTAGGGTTTTTCTTCCCATCGCTAAACTGGTTCATGAACATTTTAGGCACGCCACAGCTGTCGCGTATTTTGCATCCATTCGTGGGTACGGCGATGTTCTTGCTGTTCGTCTTCATGTTCTTCCGTTATTTCCACCATAACTTCATTAATAAAGAAGATATCAAGTGGGCAAAAAATATCGGTAAAGTACTGAAAAATGAAGAAGCGGGTGATGTAGGTCAGTATAACCTCGGTCAAAAAGGGGTGTATTGGGTGGTCACTATCTGCTTATTGGCGCTGGTGGTCACCGGTGTCATTATGTGGCGCCCATATTTTGCTGAATACTTCCCAATCCCTGTGTATCGTGCAGCGATTCTGATCCACTCACTCTCTGCGATTGCGTTGATCATTATGATTGTGGTTCACGCTTACGCGGCGATTTGGGTGAAAGGCTCAGTTCGTGCGATGGTCGAAGGCTGGGTAACCCGTGGTTGGGCAAGAAAGCACCATCCACTGTGGTACCGCCAACTTCTTGAAAAAGAAAAGCAAGAAAAACAACAGCAAGAGAAAAACTAA
- the fdhD gene encoding formate dehydrogenase accessory sulfurtransferase FdhD — protein MYETNTTNDSKITKMIGLNSTIVQQKSNLNSPVKDYVAEEYPVALVFNGISHVVMMATPKDLEDFAVGFSLSEGIIQSSDEIRGIDIVEGCNRGIEVHVELSSRRFMELKERRRNLAGRTGCGICGTEQLDEIFKPIAPLPFTQTFSLSHLDNALHELKKVQEIGALTGCTHAAAWISPEGQLVGGCEDVGRHVALDKLLGMKSRHQWQQGAVLVSSRASYEMVQKAASCGAEILFAVSAATALAIEVAEKANLTLVGFCRQGKATVFTHGCRITD, from the coding sequence ATGTATGAAACAAATACTACAAATGACTCCAAAATCACCAAAATGATTGGCTTAAATAGCACAATTGTGCAACAAAAAAGCAACCTCAACTCACCAGTAAAAGATTACGTTGCAGAAGAATATCCTGTTGCATTAGTGTTCAATGGCATTTCCCATGTGGTAATGATGGCAACCCCAAAAGATCTTGAGGATTTCGCTGTCGGATTTTCTCTTTCCGAGGGAATAATACAGTCCAGTGATGAAATTCGCGGAATTGATATCGTTGAAGGCTGCAATCGGGGAATTGAAGTTCACGTGGAATTATCCAGCCGCCGCTTCATGGAGCTCAAAGAACGTCGCCGTAATTTAGCGGGTCGCACAGGCTGTGGTATTTGTGGTACAGAGCAACTTGATGAGATTTTTAAACCTATCGCACCACTACCTTTTACCCAAACTTTTTCTTTATCGCACCTCGATAATGCCCTACATGAACTGAAAAAAGTGCAAGAAATTGGCGCACTGACAGGTTGCACCCATGCCGCCGCATGGATATCCCCAGAAGGCCAATTAGTCGGTGGATGTGAAGATGTTGGCCGCCATGTCGCCCTTGATAAACTTTTGGGAATGAAAAGCCGCCATCAATGGCAGCAGGGTGCAGTATTAGTTTCCAGCCGAGCCAGTTATGAGATGGTGCAAAAAGCCGCAAGCTGCGGTGCAGAAATTCTGTTTGCCGTTTCCGCTGCTACCGCACTTGCCATCGAAGTCGCAGAAAAAGCCAACCTAACGTTAGTCGGTTTTTGCCGCCAAGGGAAAGCCACAGTGTTTACCCATGGCTGCCGTATTACGGATTAA
- the fdxH gene encoding formate dehydrogenase subunit beta: MSMQSQDIIRRSATNSLTPAPQVRDYKEEVAKLIDVTTCIGCKACQVACSEWNDIRDKIGTNVGVYDNPTDLTAKSWTVMRFSEVEENDKFEWLIRKDGCMHCADPGCLKACPSEGAIVQYKNGIVDFQSEHCIGCGYCIAGCPFDVPRINPEDNRAYKCTLCVDRVEVGQEPACVKTCPTGAIHFGTKEDMIGMAGERVEELKTRGYANAGLYDPAGVGGTHVMYVLHHADKPQLYHGLPENPTISPTVTFWKGIWKPLAAVGFAATFAAAIFHYVGIGPNRVSKKDEEEALEDLHNAMSSDDTSKSKEGESQK; this comes from the coding sequence ATGTCAATGCAATCTCAGGACATTATTCGTCGCTCTGCCACCAATTCCCTGACTCCCGCGCCTCAGGTGCGGGATTATAAGGAAGAAGTCGCAAAGCTTATCGACGTAACGACCTGTATCGGCTGTAAAGCCTGTCAGGTCGCGTGTTCCGAATGGAACGATATCCGTGACAAAATCGGCACCAACGTTGGGGTGTATGACAACCCAACGGATTTAACCGCGAAGTCATGGACGGTAATGCGTTTTTCTGAAGTTGAAGAGAACGATAAATTCGAATGGCTAATTCGTAAAGATGGCTGTATGCACTGTGCTGACCCGGGTTGTTTGAAGGCGTGTCCTTCAGAAGGCGCGATTGTTCAGTACAAAAACGGTATCGTTGATTTCCAATCAGAGCACTGTATTGGTTGTGGTTACTGCATCGCGGGTTGCCCGTTTGATGTACCACGTATCAATCCAGAAGATAACCGTGCATACAAATGTACGCTGTGTGTTGACCGTGTTGAAGTGGGTCAAGAACCTGCGTGTGTGAAAACATGCCCAACGGGTGCTATTCACTTCGGTACTAAAGAAGACATGATTGGCATGGCGGGTGAGCGTGTTGAAGAGCTGAAAACTCGTGGTTATGCAAATGCAGGTTTATACGACCCCGCGGGTGTTGGTGGTACGCACGTGATGTACGTCTTGCACCATGCAGATAAACCTCAGTTGTATCACGGATTGCCGGAAAACCCGACAATCAGCCCAACAGTCACTTTCTGGAAAGGTATCTGGAAGCCATTAGCTGCGGTTGGTTTTGCTGCAACATTTGCAGCGGCCATCTTCCACTATGTGGGTATTGGTCCAAACCGCGTCTCCAAAAAAGATGAAGAAGAAGCTTTAGAAGATTTGCATAACGCAATGTCATCTGATGATACTTCCAAATCAAAAGAAGGGGAGAGTCAGAAATGA
- a CDS encoding YoaK family protein codes for MSLFQFEANSHTPFFLLLAFIGGFVDACSFVIFEVFTGHLTGNSILSMVYLAKLDWPMLLLSAVSICGFFLGTCFGSWQRLKNNSLRDYRFLIGLSLVLFTGVFALYFFAHTVYSDNIVIFIISLSMGLQNGFFNKAGSVGIHSTYVTGMTTSCINAFLKNVQGDSSKKVLFLAVLSFVFGGLTGGVLSVNYQFLGFSFVLILLSLAFVYSLTITD; via the coding sequence ATGTCATTATTCCAATTTGAAGCCAACTCCCATACCCCCTTTTTCCTCTTATTGGCCTTTATTGGCGGGTTTGTCGATGCCTGCTCTTTCGTGATTTTCGAAGTTTTCACCGGGCATCTGACAGGGAACAGTATTTTAAGCATGGTGTACCTCGCCAAGTTGGATTGGCCAATGCTACTGCTTTCTGCGGTTTCTATTTGCGGCTTTTTTCTAGGAACCTGCTTTGGTTCATGGCAGCGATTAAAAAATAATTCACTGCGTGATTACCGTTTTCTGATTGGTTTATCACTTGTATTATTTACTGGAGTGTTTGCGCTCTATTTCTTCGCCCATACCGTCTATTCAGACAATATCGTAATATTTATCATTAGTTTATCAATGGGGTTACAAAATGGCTTTTTTAACAAGGCCGGCTCGGTAGGCATTCACTCAACCTATGTTACAGGGATGACGACATCCTGCATCAATGCCTTTTTAAAAAATGTACAAGGTGATAGCAGCAAAAAAGTGTTATTCCTCGCTGTGTTATCTTTTGTTTTTGGGGGACTCACGGGCGGGGTGTTATCCGTTAATTACCAATTCCTCGGTTTTTCTTTTGTGTTGATACTGTTGTCACTGGCTTTTGTCTATAGCCTGACCATAACCGATTAA
- a CDS encoding mannitol dehydrogenase family protein, with amino-acid sequence MQLSINNLNQLPATIKVPNYDRNQVNVKMLHLGFGAFHRAHQAIFADILAADHQSDWGFCEVNLVGGEQQIEDLLAQDCLYNVVEMQGDNWQTRTVGVVKEALHPTIHGIDAVINRMLDPNIAIVSMTVTEKGYCYVPSTGSIDFDNPAIAHDLVSPEAPKSLPGVIVEALSRRKALGLAPFTVMSCDNMPENGHITKNVILAMAAKRDPELAKWIEENVTFPSTMVDRIVPAMTPETAEKIQSQLGTVVDKVAIACEPFKQWVVEDNFVAGRPEWEKAGAQLVADVIPFEEMKLRMLNGSHSFLAYLGYLAGYQYINECMQDSAYEKAAYHLMVNEQASTLSIKNVDLPQYANALIERFKNTGLKHRTWQIAMDGTLKLSQRLLDSIQIHLKNGQSFDYLALAVAGWMRYVSGKDDQGADIQVSDPQAAKLAELVAQSQDDENRVKALLSLESLFTQELVNNPLFTEKVTAFYLSLRDNGAKKTIEALNREHSL; translated from the coding sequence ATGCAACTGTCAATCAATAACCTAAATCAACTCCCTGCGACTATCAAAGTGCCTAACTACGATAGAAATCAGGTTAACGTTAAAATGCTTCACTTGGGTTTCGGCGCGTTTCACCGCGCCCACCAAGCCATCTTTGCAGACATTTTAGCGGCGGATCACCAAAGTGATTGGGGATTTTGTGAAGTTAACTTAGTGGGTGGCGAGCAGCAAATCGAAGATTTACTGGCTCAAGACTGTTTGTATAACGTTGTTGAAATGCAAGGTGATAACTGGCAAACCCGTACCGTTGGCGTCGTGAAAGAGGCATTACACCCAACCATTCACGGTATTGATGCTGTTATCAATCGTATGTTAGACCCAAATATTGCTATCGTCTCCATGACGGTTACAGAAAAAGGGTATTGCTACGTTCCATCAACTGGGTCAATTGATTTTGATAACCCCGCTATTGCACATGATTTAGTGTCCCCTGAAGCACCTAAATCATTGCCTGGCGTGATTGTTGAAGCGCTTAGTCGCCGCAAAGCATTAGGGTTAGCACCATTTACCGTGATGTCCTGCGACAATATGCCCGAAAATGGACATATTACGAAAAATGTTATCCTTGCGATGGCGGCAAAGCGTGACCCTGAGTTAGCCAAATGGATTGAAGAAAATGTGACCTTCCCTTCAACCATGGTAGATAGAATTGTACCTGCAATGACCCCTGAAACCGCAGAGAAAATTCAATCTCAGCTAGGGACTGTTGTTGATAAAGTCGCAATTGCCTGTGAGCCTTTTAAGCAATGGGTGGTAGAGGATAACTTTGTTGCAGGCCGCCCAGAATGGGAAAAAGCAGGAGCTCAGTTAGTCGCGGATGTTATCCCGTTTGAAGAAATGAAACTGCGCATGTTAAACGGCAGCCACTCATTCCTTGCTTACTTGGGATACTTAGCAGGCTATCAGTACATTAATGAATGTATGCAAGACAGTGCTTATGAAAAAGCGGCTTACCATTTGATGGTGAATGAGCAAGCATCGACACTTTCCATTAAAAATGTCGATTTACCTCAGTATGCAAACGCGTTAATTGAACGCTTTAAAAATACAGGGCTCAAACACCGTACATGGCAAATTGCGATGGATGGAACCCTAAAACTATCTCAACGTTTGTTGGATTCGATTCAAATTCACCTGAAAAATGGCCAATCATTTGATTATTTAGCATTAGCCGTTGCAGGGTGGATGCGATATGTCAGTGGAAAAGATGATCAGGGTGCGGATATTCAAGTGAGTGACCCACAGGCCGCTAAACTGGCTGAACTGGTGGCGCAAAGTCAGGATGATGAAAACCGCGTTAAGGCATTGCTTTCACTGGAAAGTTTGTTTACCCAAGAGTTGGTCAACAACCCGTTATTCACTGAAAAAGTGACTGCGTTTTATCTGTCACTGCGTGATAACGGTGCGAAAAAAACCATTGAAGCATTAAACCGCGAACATTCGCTGTAA
- the fdnG gene encoding formate dehydrogenase-N subunit alpha, translating into MQVSRRQFFKICAGGMAGTTAAALGFAPATALASTRQYKLLRAKETRNTCTYCSVGCGLLMYSLGDGAKNAKESIFHIEGDPDHPVNRGALCPKGAGLIDFIHSESRLKYPEVREAGTNEWKRITWNDAFDRIAKLMKEDRDANYIEKNKDGVTVNRWLTTGMLCASAGSNESGFVTQKFTRALGMLAVDNQARVUHGPTVASLAPTFGRGAMTNHWVDIKNANLIVVMGGNAAEAHPVGFRWAMEAKIHNKAKLIVIDPRFTRTAAVADFYTPIRSGTDIAFLSGVIKYLLDNEKIQREYVEAYTNASLVIREDFGFDDGLFTGYNEEKRQYDKTTWNYEMDENGLALRDPTLKHPRCVLNLLKEHVSRYTPEVVNNICGTPIKDFLQVCEYLAETSVKDKTASFLYALGWTQHTVGAQNIRTMAMIQLLLGNMGMLGGGVNALRGHSNIQGLTDLGLLSQSLPGYLTLPSEKQTTLETYLAANTPKATVAGQVNYWGNYPKFFVSMMKTFYGDKAQKENSWGFDYLPKWDQGYDVLRYFEMMDKGEVNGYICQGFNPLASFPNKNKVVKSLSKLKYLITIDPLNTETSNFWQNHGEMNDVNPAEIQTTVFRLPSCCFAEENGSIVNSARWLQWHWKGADAPGEAISDGEILSGIFHRLRQMYEKEGGAVPEQVLSMTWDYLDSDNPTPEEVARENNGYALVDLKDADGNVIVKKGELLSSFAQLRDDGSTASGCWIFAGSWTPKGNQMANRDNSDPTGLGNTLGWAWAWPLNRRVIYNRASADPMGKPWDPKRQILEWDGSKWTGMDIPDYSNAPPGSGVGPFIMQPEGMGRLFALDKMAEGPFPEHYEPIETPLDTNPLHPNVVSNPAARVFKDDWAQMGKATEFPYVGTTYRLTEHFHYWTKHALLNAIIQPQQFIEIGERLAKEKGIEQGDTVKVSSKRGYIKAKAVVTKRIHTLKVAGKDIDTIGIPIHWGFEGLAVKGFIANTLTPYVGDANTQTPEFKSFLVNVEKV; encoded by the coding sequence ATGCAAGTCAGCAGAAGGCAGTTCTTTAAGATCTGCGCTGGCGGTATGGCAGGTACGACGGCAGCGGCGTTAGGTTTTGCACCTGCAACCGCGTTAGCGTCAACGCGCCAGTATAAATTACTGCGTGCGAAGGAAACCAGAAATACCTGTACCTACTGTTCTGTCGGCTGTGGGCTGTTAATGTACAGCCTCGGTGATGGCGCGAAAAATGCAAAAGAGAGCATTTTCCATATTGAAGGGGACCCGGATCATCCGGTAAACCGTGGTGCACTTTGTCCGAAAGGTGCTGGACTTATCGATTTCATCCACAGTGAAAGCCGCCTGAAATACCCAGAAGTGCGTGAAGCGGGTACAAATGAGTGGAAACGTATCACGTGGAACGACGCATTTGATCGTATCGCTAAGTTGATGAAAGAAGACCGCGATGCGAACTACATCGAGAAAAATAAAGACGGTGTCACCGTTAACCGTTGGCTGACCACAGGTATGCTGTGTGCATCAGCAGGAAGCAATGAAAGCGGTTTTGTTACACAAAAATTTACCCGCGCTCTCGGCATGCTTGCCGTAGATAACCAAGCGCGTGTCTGACACGGACCAACGGTAGCAAGTCTTGCTCCAACATTTGGTCGCGGTGCGATGACCAACCATTGGGTTGACATTAAAAATGCAAACCTAATCGTTGTTATGGGTGGTAATGCGGCAGAAGCGCATCCAGTCGGTTTCCGCTGGGCGATGGAAGCTAAAATCCATAACAAAGCCAAATTAATCGTGATTGACCCACGCTTTACCCGTACTGCGGCAGTGGCGGATTTTTACACGCCTATCCGTTCTGGTACTGATATTGCGTTCTTATCAGGTGTTATCAAATACTTACTGGATAATGAAAAAATTCAGCGTGAATACGTGGAAGCGTATACCAATGCGAGTTTAGTTATCCGTGAAGACTTTGGTTTCGATGATGGCCTGTTCACGGGTTATAACGAAGAAAAACGCCAATACGATAAAACCACGTGGAACTATGAGATGGACGAAAACGGCCTTGCGCTGCGTGATCCAACTCTGAAACACCCACGTTGTGTACTGAACTTATTAAAGGAACACGTTAGCCGTTATACGCCAGAAGTGGTGAATAACATCTGCGGTACGCCAATCAAAGACTTCTTACAAGTCTGTGAATACCTTGCAGAAACCAGCGTAAAAGATAAAACAGCGTCGTTCTTATATGCGTTAGGTTGGACTCAACATACGGTGGGTGCGCAAAACATCCGTACGATGGCGATGATCCAATTGCTGTTAGGTAACATGGGAATGCTGGGTGGTGGTGTTAACGCACTGCGTGGTCACTCGAATATTCAAGGTTTAACGGACTTAGGTTTGCTATCTCAAAGCTTACCGGGTTATCTGACACTGCCGTCAGAAAAACAAACCACGTTAGAAACCTATTTAGCAGCCAATACGCCGAAAGCAACAGTTGCAGGCCAAGTGAACTACTGGGGCAACTACCCGAAATTTTTCGTCAGTATGATGAAAACGTTCTACGGTGATAAAGCGCAGAAAGAAAATAGCTGGGGCTTTGATTACCTGCCTAAGTGGGACCAAGGCTACGACGTACTGCGTTATTTCGAGATGATGGATAAGGGCGAAGTGAATGGCTATATCTGCCAAGGCTTTAACCCGTTAGCATCATTCCCGAATAAAAATAAAGTGGTTAAGTCGCTGTCAAAACTGAAATACTTGATCACCATTGACCCGCTGAATACTGAAACGTCGAATTTCTGGCAAAACCACGGTGAAATGAATGATGTGAATCCAGCGGAAATTCAAACGACAGTATTCCGTCTGCCTTCATGCTGTTTCGCGGAAGAAAATGGTTCGATTGTTAACTCAGCGCGCTGGTTACAATGGCACTGGAAAGGTGCAGATGCACCGGGTGAAGCCATCAGTGATGGTGAAATCCTGTCGGGTATTTTCCACCGTTTACGCCAAATGTATGAAAAAGAAGGTGGCGCAGTACCTGAACAAGTACTGAGCATGACATGGGATTATTTAGATAGTGATAACCCAACACCGGAAGAAGTGGCACGTGAAAACAATGGCTACGCACTAGTTGACCTGAAAGACGCTGACGGCAACGTCATTGTGAAGAAAGGTGAATTGCTGAGCTCGTTTGCCCAGTTGCGTGACGATGGTTCAACGGCGAGTGGTTGCTGGATTTTCGCTGGTAGCTGGACACCGAAAGGTAACCAAATGGCTAACCGTGATAACTCTGACCCAACAGGTCTGGGTAACACATTAGGTTGGGCATGGGCATGGCCTTTGAACCGTCGCGTCATTTATAACCGTGCATCGGCAGACCCAATGGGTAAACCGTGGGATCCGAAACGTCAAATCCTTGAGTGGGATGGCAGCAAATGGACAGGGATGGATATTCCTGACTATAGCAATGCGCCTCCGGGAAGTGGTGTTGGTCCATTTATCATGCAGCCTGAAGGTATGGGACGTCTGTTTGCACTGGATAAAATGGCCGAAGGTCCATTCCCAGAGCACTACGAACCTATCGAAACGCCGCTGGATACTAACCCACTGCATCCAAATGTGGTGTCTAACCCTGCGGCTCGTGTGTTTAAAGACGACTGGGCGCAAATGGGTAAAGCGACAGAATTCCCTTATGTGGGAACGACTTATCGCTTAACAGAACATTTCCACTATTGGACAAAACACGCCCTGTTGAATGCCATCATTCAGCCACAGCAGTTTATCGAAATTGGTGAGCGCTTGGCGAAAGAAAAAGGCATCGAGCAAGGTGATACGGTGAAAGTGAGCTCTAAACGTGGCTACATTAAAGCGAAAGCGGTGGTCACCAAACGTATTCATACGCTGAAAGTGGCTGGAAAAGATATCGATACCATCGGTATTCCAATTCACTGGGGCTTTGAGGGTTTGGCTGTGAAAGGCTTTATTGCGAACACCCTAACACCGTATGTGGGTGATGCGAATACACAAACACCGGAATTTAAATCATTCCTTGTTAACGTGGAAAAGGTGTAA